Genomic segment of Chloroflexota bacterium:
ACGGTGCGAGGTCCACGAGCAGTTCACGGTGCAGGACATCCGCGACGTGCGCGCGCAATTCCCGGACGTGGTGGTGCTGGCGCACCCGGAGTGCAGCCCGGAGGTCGTCGCGGCGTCGGACTTCTCGGGATCGACCGGCGCCATGTCTCGCTACGTGACCGAGACCGACGCACCCCGCTATCTACTGCTGACCGAGTGCAGCATGGGCGACAACATCGCCGCCGAGGCGCACGACAAGGAAATGGTCCGCCTCTGCTCGGTGCGCTGCCCGCACATGAACGAGATCACGCTGGAAGAAGTGCTGGCGTCCCTCCGCGAGAACCGCTACCAGATCGAGGTGGAGCCAAGCGTGCGCGCACGCGCCCGGCGGGCGATCGAGCGCATGCTGGAGATCACCTAAAGCGGCGCACAGCCCGACGTGTCATGTCGAGCCCCACAGGTCATTTCGAGCGAAGCGAGAAATCCAAAGGGCACGGGAGACGTCGCAGCGTCGGTAAATCCCTCGCATGCGCTTGGAACGTCCGGGGGCGGATTGGCGGCGCTTGCCTTGGTACCGACCAGCCTCAGCTGCGGCCACAACCGTTGACGCGCATCCCAACCTTCCCCTTACGGGGGGAAAGGGGCTCTTGCGAGGCCCCTTAGCTCGCCAGGTACTCGCGCAGCGGGCGTGCGGCCTGCGAGCGCTGGAGCTTGCGCAGGGCCTCGACTTGCAGCTGGCGGATGCGCTCGCGCGTGAGCCCGAAGTGGGCGCCGATTTCGTCGAGCGTCCAGGGCTCGTTGCCGTCCAGGCCGAAGCGCAGCGTCAGGATGGTGCGCTCGCGGTCGGGCAGGATGGCGAGGGCGCGGTCGACGTCGTCGCTGAGCGATTCCACGAGCAGGCGCCCGTCCGGCGCCTCGGGCTCGGGATCCTCCACGAAGTCCGACAGCGGCTCCTCGCCGTCTTCGCCCACGGGCTGCTCCAGCGACATGGGTGAGCGTCCGGCGCGCACGATTTCGACGATGCGATTGGGGTCGAGCTTCAGCACGTCGCCCAACTCCTCGGCCGTGGGGTTGCGCTCCAACTGCGTGGCCAGATCCGGCGCAATGCGGCGGATCTTGCGCAGCGTCTCAACGACGTGGACGGGCAGCCGCACGGTGCGCGAGTCGTTGGATAGCGAGCGCGTGATCGCCTGCCGAATCCACCACGTGGCGTAG
This window contains:
- a CDS encoding sigma-70 family RNA polymerase sigma factor, which translates into the protein MAPATDVSASPAPNAWEDALSQLEPRDSTAGDEASSGGSGGWASEPSPVPQPGVGASIEDTLRLYLNEINRVPLLTAAEEVALAKRVEAGDDAARAHLTRANLRLVVNVAKRYATGGLPLLDLIQEGNLGLMQAVERFDWRRGFKFSTYATWWIRQAITRSLSNDSRTVRLPVHVVETLRKIRRIAPDLATQLERNPTAEELGDVLKLDPNRIVEIVRAGRSPMSLEQPVGEDGEEPLSDFVEDPEPEAPDGRLLVESLSDDVDRALAILPDRERTILTLRFGLDGNEPWTLDEIGAHFGLTRERIRQLQVEALRKLQRSQAARPLREYLAS